A region from the Methanofollis liminatans DSM 4140 genome encodes:
- the mtxX gene encoding methanogenesis marker protein Mmp4/MtxX has protein sequence MIVGIGVGGEEEKVARTVERAGSQVRIVCYCRPGAMDAYPVERRESECPWEALIADLVAGQIDAAVRGTLPANETLRCLKKACGVDHLERIALLETAGGVRFLLAPVGVDEGWTVQEKLALIEKGRAIATSFGLSERVAVLSGGRFGDLGRHRAVDRSMADAELAARLGNAEHREILIEDAVKECGVVIAPDGISGNLIFRTLTFLGEGAGHGAPVVNIDRIFVDTSRASPDYTGAVLLAASMAKKKNP, from the coding sequence ATGATCGTCGGGATCGGTGTCGGCGGCGAGGAGGAGAAGGTCGCCCGGACGGTGGAGCGGGCGGGGTCGCAGGTGCGGATCGTCTGCTACTGCCGCCCCGGGGCGATGGACGCATACCCGGTCGAGAGGCGCGAGAGCGAATGCCCGTGGGAGGCGCTTATTGCCGATCTGGTGGCCGGGCAGATCGATGCGGCGGTGCGGGGCACCCTCCCCGCGAACGAGACCCTCAGGTGCCTGAAGAAGGCCTGTGGCGTCGATCACCTGGAGCGGATCGCCCTGCTGGAAACTGCCGGCGGCGTGCGCTTCCTGCTTGCGCCGGTGGGCGTCGACGAGGGGTGGACCGTCCAGGAGAAACTCGCCCTGATCGAGAAGGGGCGGGCGATCGCCACCTCGTTCGGCCTCTCCGAGCGGGTGGCCGTGCTCTCGGGCGGGCGGTTCGGGGACCTGGGGCGGCACCGGGCGGTGGACCGCTCCATGGCCGACGCCGAACTCGCCGCCCGCCTCGGAAACGCCGAACACCGGGAGATCCTCATCGAGGATGCCGTGAAAGAGTGCGGGGTGGTGATCGCCCCTGACGGCATCTCGGGCAACCTGATCTTCCGGACGCTGACCTTCCTGGGAGAGGGGGCGGGGCATGGGGCACCGGTGGTCAATATCGACAGGATCTTTGTGGATACGTCGCGCGCCTCACCAGATTACACCGGTGCGGTTCTCCTCGCTGCATCGATGGCCAAAAAGAAAAACCCCTGA
- the hisG gene encoding ATP phosphoribosyltransferase, with translation MTGTTKIRLAIPNKGRIAQPIRDLVEKSGIHLRETGERKLVAKTVDPDIEVLFARPIDIPEYVANGAADIGITGLDMVHERGSVVEELLDLKMGRATLVVAVPEDAPINGVEDLDGARIATEFPNITRAYFETFGVEVTIVPVGGACEATPYLGIADAIVDLTSTGTTLQTNRMRILGEVLSTNTEVIANPVSLEQKREKIQEVVLALESVVRAKGQCYIMMNVNRDALPEVERILPGLGGPTVMDVASHEGLVAVHAVVREECVYQLITQLKRSGARDILVMSIERMIP, from the coding sequence ATGACCGGCACCACCAAAATCCGCCTTGCGATCCCGAACAAAGGACGGATCGCACAGCCCATCCGCGACCTTGTGGAGAAGAGCGGCATCCACCTCAGGGAGACCGGAGAGCGCAAGCTCGTTGCAAAGACCGTCGACCCTGATATCGAGGTGCTTTTTGCCCGCCCGATCGACATCCCCGAGTACGTGGCCAACGGCGCCGCCGATATCGGGATCACCGGGCTGGACATGGTCCACGAGCGCGGCTCGGTCGTCGAGGAACTCCTCGACCTGAAGATGGGGCGGGCGACCCTGGTGGTGGCCGTGCCCGAAGACGCCCCGATCAACGGCGTGGAAGACCTCGACGGTGCCAGGATCGCCACCGAGTTCCCGAACATCACCCGGGCGTACTTTGAAACATTTGGCGTCGAGGTGACGATCGTCCCGGTCGGGGGGGCCTGCGAGGCGACACCCTATCTCGGCATCGCCGACGCCATCGTCGACCTGACGAGCACCGGCACCACCCTCCAGACGAACCGGATGCGCATCCTCGGCGAGGTGCTCAGCACGAACACCGAGGTGATCGCAAACCCGGTATCGCTTGAGCAGAAGAGGGAGAAGATCCAGGAAGTGGTCCTCGCCCTCGAGAGCGTGGTCAGGGCGAAGGGCCAGTGCTACATCATGATGAACGTCAACCGGGACGCCCTGCCCGAGGTCGAGCGGATCCTGCCGGGCCTCGGCGGCCCGACGGTGATGGACGTCGCCTCCCACGAGGGGCTTGTGGCGGTGCACGCCGTCGTGCGCGAGGAGTGCGTCTACCAGCTGATCACCCAGCTGAAGCGCTCGGGCGCCCGCGATATCCTGGTGATGTCGATCGAACGAATGATCCCCTGA
- a CDS encoding CGGC domain-containing protein has protein sequence MKVGIIRCLMTEDICPGTADFLVTREGKGAFQETGPVEIVGFVTCGGCPGKRAIPRAKMLIERGAEAIVFASCVSKGNPIGYPCPHYANMRDAVIKAVGPDIPIIEWTH, from the coding sequence ATGAAAGTGGGCATTATTCGGTGTCTGATGACCGAAGATATCTGTCCGGGAACAGCAGACTTTCTGGTGACCAGAGAAGGAAAAGGCGCCTTCCAGGAGACAGGGCCGGTTGAGATCGTCGGATTTGTGACCTGCGGCGGGTGCCCGGGCAAAAGGGCGATACCACGGGCAAAAATGCTCATCGAGAGGGGTGCAGAGGCGATCGTCTTTGCGTCGTGCGTGAGCAAGGGAAATCCCATCGGCTATCCGTGCCCGCATTATGCCAATATGAGGGATGCCGTGATCAAGGCCGTCGGTCCTGATATTCCCATTATAGAGTGGACGCATTAA
- a CDS encoding histone family protein: MADLPIAAVVRIAKKNGAERVGSDAAAALVAKAEVYIANLTKEANRLAQHAGRKTIKEEDVELAAKSA, from the coding sequence ATGGCAGACCTACCAATTGCAGCGGTTGTCAGAATCGCCAAGAAGAACGGTGCAGAGAGAGTCGGCAGCGATGCAGCAGCGGCACTTGTCGCAAAGGCCGAAGTGTACATCGCCAACCTGACCAAGGAAGCGAACCGCCTCGCCCAGCACGCTGGCCGCAAGACGATCAAGGAAGAGGATGTAGAACTCGCGGCAAAGTCCGCCTGA
- the hisA gene encoding 1-(5-phosphoribosyl)-5-[(5-phosphoribosylamino)methylideneamino]imidazole-4-carboxamide isomerase, with protein sequence MMIFPAVDILGGQCVQLVQGRRETATAYGTPLENARKWLDAGADALHVINLDGAFGSAGANAGMIRELIRETGVFVELGGGIRSREDARAWLEIGVGRVILGTIAIREPEVVRDLSLEYGPGHVMAGVDARDGQVVIEGWQEEAGDYLSWAERFELLGAGSLLFTNVTVEGLCRGIETGPVGRLLERTRLPVVVAGGVSSAADVRALRDLGVSGAVLGSALYSGKITLEEALEAAR encoded by the coding sequence ATGATGATCTTTCCTGCGGTGGATATCCTCGGCGGCCAGTGCGTCCAGCTCGTGCAGGGGCGGCGCGAGACGGCGACGGCCTATGGCACGCCCCTTGAGAACGCCCGCAAATGGCTCGACGCCGGCGCCGACGCTCTCCACGTGATCAACCTGGACGGGGCGTTCGGCAGCGCCGGGGCGAACGCCGGGATGATCAGGGAGTTGATCAGGGAGACCGGCGTCTTCGTGGAACTCGGCGGCGGGATCCGGAGCCGGGAGGACGCCCGCGCATGGCTGGAGATCGGGGTGGGCCGGGTGATCCTGGGAACGATCGCGATCCGCGAGCCCGAGGTGGTCCGCGACCTCTCTCTGGAGTACGGCCCCGGGCATGTTATGGCCGGCGTGGACGCCAGGGACGGGCAGGTCGTCATCGAGGGCTGGCAGGAGGAGGCGGGCGACTACCTCTCCTGGGCCGAGCGTTTCGAACTCCTCGGTGCGGGATCGCTCCTCTTTACCAACGTGACGGTGGAGGGGCTCTGCCGCGGCATCGAGACCGGGCCGGTGGGGCGGCTCCTCGAACGGACTCGCCTGCCGGTCGTCGTGGCCGGCGGGGTCTCGAGCGCCGCCGACGTCCGGGCCCTGCGGGACCTCGGGGTTTCCGGGGCGGTGCTCGGGTCGGCGCTGTACAGCGGGAAGATCACACTTGAAGAGGCACTGGAGGCGGCGCGATGA
- a CDS encoding methionine adenosyltransferase, with protein sequence MIRNIRVERIAQTPIEQQQIELVERKCIGHPDSIADGIAEAVSRALCRAYLEECGVYLHHNTDQGEIVAGESLPRFGGGKIVRPIYALLTGRATKTFDGINIPADSIAVEAARSYVKSIIPIMNLERDIIVDCRMGTGSTDLRDVFKTCGGSAVMRANDTSFGVGHAPFSETESLVKGVSDYIDEVYRPKNPAIGTDIKVMGLRDGDDITLTLAVAMVDRYLADIGEYVETIARLKETIEGIAPKFTDRKVHIDVNTADDISNGVVFLTVNGTSAEMGDDGSVGRGNRCNGLITPCRPMSMEATSGKNPINHIGKIYNLLSTQLANTCVTEIDGIDEIYIRLLSQIGHPIDQPLVAGVQVIPKAGVELAAIQPAIDAIIDTGLENIGSITEKVIRGDLKTF encoded by the coding sequence ATGATCAGAAACATCAGGGTAGAGCGGATCGCGCAGACACCTATCGAACAGCAGCAGATCGAACTGGTCGAGCGCAAGTGCATCGGCCACCCGGACAGCATTGCCGACGGTATCGCCGAAGCGGTCTCCCGTGCGCTCTGCCGGGCCTATCTCGAGGAGTGCGGGGTCTACCTGCACCACAACACCGACCAGGGCGAGATCGTCGCCGGCGAATCCCTTCCCCGCTTCGGCGGCGGCAAGATCGTCAGGCCGATCTATGCTCTTCTCACCGGCCGCGCCACCAAGACCTTCGACGGCATCAATATCCCGGCCGATTCCATCGCTGTCGAAGCGGCCCGCTCCTATGTCAAGAGCATCATCCCCATCATGAACCTTGAGCGCGACATCATCGTCGACTGCCGCATGGGGACCGGTTCGACCGACCTGCGCGACGTCTTCAAGACCTGCGGCGGATCGGCCGTGATGCGGGCGAACGACACCTCCTTTGGCGTCGGCCACGCCCCCTTCAGCGAGACCGAGAGCCTGGTCAAGGGCGTCTCCGACTACATCGACGAGGTCTACCGCCCGAAGAACCCTGCCATCGGCACCGACATCAAGGTCATGGGCCTCCGTGACGGCGACGACATCACGCTCACCCTTGCGGTGGCGATGGTCGACCGCTACCTCGCCGACATCGGCGAGTACGTCGAGACGATCGCCAGGCTCAAGGAGACGATCGAGGGGATCGCCCCGAAGTTCACCGACCGGAAGGTCCACATCGACGTGAACACCGCCGACGACATCTCGAACGGCGTCGTCTTCCTGACCGTGAACGGCACCTCGGCCGAGATGGGCGACGACGGTTCGGTCGGCCGCGGCAACCGCTGCAACGGGCTGATCACCCCGTGCAGACCGATGAGCATGGAGGCGACGAGCGGCAAGAACCCGATCAACCATATCGGCAAGATCTACAACCTCCTCTCCACCCAGCTCGCAAACACCTGTGTCACCGAGATCGACGGCATCGACGAGATCTACATCAGGCTCCTCTCCCAGATCGGCCACCCGATCGACCAGCCTCTCGTCGCCGGCGTCCAGGTGATCCCGAAGGCCGGCGTGGAACTGGCAGCGATCCAGCCCGCCATCGATGCGATCATCGACACCGGGCTCGAAAACATCGGCAGCATCACCGAGAAGGTCATCAGGGGCGACCTGAAGACCTTCTAA
- a CDS encoding mechanosensitive ion channel family protein, with the protein MEIADILTETTIPLSGITLEKVLLAVIIAIIGWIAVKVLISLFKKTLSHSSRLPELVVEFLVRFFSVLLYVILVLVVLAALGVDVSSVVLGLSAVIGLILGFGLQDTITNLAAGVWVAALRPIDKGEFVEVNGISGTVTGVGIMATELLKPDNTYITIPNSLVWGSPVINSSRMDTRRVDVSVGIAYDSDLDLALRVAQDLMESHAAVLSSPQPAVVVTELADSSVNLALRAWTRTGDYWGVKGDLTSGILLAFREAGVEIPFPQVDVHLDGTN; encoded by the coding sequence ATGGAGATCGCAGATATTCTCACTGAGACCACGATTCCGCTCTCGGGAATCACGCTCGAAAAGGTTCTTCTCGCCGTGATCATCGCAATCATCGGCTGGATCGCCGTCAAGGTGCTCATTTCCCTCTTCAAAAAGACGCTCTCCCATTCGTCACGCCTCCCCGAACTGGTCGTAGAGTTTCTCGTCCGTTTCTTCTCAGTCCTGCTCTACGTCATCCTCGTCCTGGTCGTCCTGGCGGCGCTCGGGGTCGATGTCTCCTCTGTGGTGCTCGGACTCTCGGCAGTGATCGGGCTCATACTCGGTTTTGGTCTTCAGGACACGATCACCAACCTCGCCGCCGGTGTCTGGGTGGCGGCCCTCCGCCCGATCGACAAGGGGGAGTTCGTCGAGGTCAACGGCATCTCCGGAACAGTCACCGGTGTCGGGATCATGGCGACTGAACTGCTCAAGCCCGACAACACCTACATCACCATCCCCAACTCGCTCGTCTGGGGAAGCCCGGTGATCAACTCCAGCCGTATGGACACCCGCCGCGTGGACGTCTCGGTCGGGATCGCCTATGACAGCGACCTCGATCTGGCGCTCAGGGTCGCACAGGATCTGATGGAGTCCCATGCCGCGGTCCTCTCCTCCCCTCAGCCTGCGGTCGTCGTCACCGAACTGGCCGACTCGTCGGTGAACCTTGCCCTGCGTGCGTGGACCAGGACCGGGGACTACTGGGGGGTAAAGGGCGACCTGACCTCCGGCATCCTCCTGGCGTTTCGGGAGGCCGGCGTCGAGATTCCCTTCCCGCAGGTGGATGTACACCTGGACGGGACGAACTAA
- the hisB gene encoding imidazoleglycerol-phosphate dehydratase HisB, with the protein MRIGEVERKTKETAISLVIGLDGEEEIAVSTGLPFLDHMLNAFAKHGGFSLRVEAKGDLEVDAHHLVEDVGIVLGTAISEAVGDGRGIARFASVAIPMDEALAEVAIDVGGRGYLVFCGSFNAPTTGGIDTSLFEHFFGSLCSRAGITAHIRFYGRNDHHMAEAIFKAFGVAMGRAVAIDPRKTGVPSTKGTL; encoded by the coding sequence ATGAGGATAGGAGAGGTGGAGCGTAAGACGAAGGAGACGGCGATCAGTCTTGTGATCGGGCTGGACGGGGAAGAGGAGATCGCGGTCTCGACCGGGCTTCCCTTCCTTGACCACATGCTCAATGCGTTTGCAAAGCACGGCGGTTTCTCCCTCCGGGTGGAGGCGAAGGGCGACCTCGAGGTCGATGCCCACCACCTGGTCGAGGACGTCGGGATCGTGCTCGGCACGGCGATCAGCGAGGCGGTCGGCGACGGGCGCGGGATCGCCCGCTTCGCCAGCGTCGCCATACCGATGGACGAGGCGCTCGCCGAGGTGGCGATCGACGTCGGCGGCCGCGGCTATCTGGTCTTTTGCGGGTCGTTCAACGCTCCCACGACCGGCGGGATCGATACCAGTCTCTTCGAGCACTTCTTCGGGAGCCTCTGCAGCCGCGCCGGGATCACGGCCCACATTCGCTTCTACGGCCGAAACGATCACCACATGGCCGAGGCGATCTTCAAGGCCTTCGGCGTCGCCATGGGCCGGGCGGTCGCCATCGACCCCCGAAAGACCGGCGTGCCGAGCACGAAGGGAACGCTCTGA
- a CDS encoding nitrite/sulfite reductase domain-containing protein yields the protein MDNGPRGAIRQRDGTSYAIVPRTPAGIVSPEHLENIVKVARRYNIPVIKMTSGQRMVLVGIKEEDIESIWNELGMTVGQATAPCVHYVQACPGTAVCKYGKQDSLGLGLEIEEMYQQMDLPAKLKMGVSGCPRCCGESYVRDIGLLGTAKGWTVIFGGNSGGRPRIGDTVATDLNKEEALDLVRRLLDYYRKHAKPGERTARFMERIGFEAIRRDVLTFAPYIPLEKTR from the coding sequence ATGGACAACGGACCAAGAGGAGCAATCCGCCAGAGAGACGGCACGTCCTACGCGATCGTCCCCAGAACGCCTGCAGGGATTGTCAGCCCGGAGCACCTGGAAAATATCGTCAAGGTCGCCCGGCGCTACAACATCCCGGTGATCAAGATGACGTCGGGGCAGCGGATGGTGCTCGTCGGGATCAAAGAAGAGGATATCGAGAGTATCTGGAATGAACTCGGGATGACCGTGGGGCAGGCGACCGCACCCTGCGTGCACTATGTGCAGGCGTGTCCCGGGACGGCGGTCTGCAAATACGGGAAGCAGGACTCGCTCGGGCTCGGACTCGAGATTGAGGAGATGTACCAGCAGATGGACCTCCCGGCGAAACTGAAGATGGGAGTCTCGGGCTGCCCGCGGTGCTGCGGCGAGAGTTATGTCAGGGACATCGGGCTTCTGGGAACGGCGAAAGGCTGGACCGTCATTTTCGGCGGCAACTCGGGTGGCAGGCCCAGGATCGGGGACACTGTCGCAACAGACCTGAATAAAGAGGAGGCACTCGATCTGGTCCGCCGTCTCCTCGATTACTACCGGAAACATGCGAAGCCGGGCGAGCGGACCGCACGGTTCATGGAGCGGATCGGGTTCGAGGCGATCAGGAGAGACGTCCTGACCTTCGCACCCTACATCCCGCTGGAGAAGACCAGGTAA
- a CDS encoding methanogenesis marker 2 protein, whose protein sequence is MVDNCSPDSVARSVREYEGVTRKRGIGELIECLRINDQPNVVASFGEDAAVIRQDDNALLLAADGIWSKLMEADPFWAGYCAVLVNVHDIAAMGGTPLAMVDILSFTNNTLRNEVTRGMQAASKQFCVPIVGGHLHPDTPYSVIDVAILGTVKMNDVIYSSTAETGDRVVAAIDLDGRVHPSCILNWDSVTMKPAETVRKQIGVMQELARRHLVTAGKDISNPGVIGTLGMLLEVSKKGAAIDLDRIPRPDLQAHNITFEHWVRMYPGMGFILTCREEHTAEVCRLFEEAGMTAQAIGEVNDSSSLSVSYRGVTTSVFDLQQEGIMRIISGAKIV, encoded by the coding sequence GTGGTAGACAACTGTTCCCCGGACTCGGTCGCGCGATCGGTCAGGGAGTACGAGGGGGTGACGAGAAAACGCGGGATCGGCGAACTGATCGAGTGCCTCAGGATCAACGACCAGCCCAATGTCGTCGCTTCTTTCGGCGAGGATGCCGCGGTGATCCGGCAGGACGATAACGCCCTCCTCCTTGCTGCAGACGGCATCTGGAGCAAACTGATGGAGGCCGATCCTTTCTGGGCCGGCTACTGCGCCGTGCTCGTGAATGTCCACGACATTGCGGCGATGGGCGGCACGCCCCTCGCCATGGTCGACATACTCTCCTTCACCAATAATACCCTCAGAAACGAGGTCACACGGGGGATGCAGGCGGCGTCGAAACAGTTCTGCGTGCCGATCGTCGGCGGGCACCTCCACCCTGACACGCCCTACTCGGTCATCGACGTCGCCATCCTTGGGACGGTGAAGATGAACGACGTGATCTATTCGAGCACGGCAGAGACGGGAGACCGCGTCGTCGCCGCCATCGACCTCGACGGTCGGGTCCACCCGTCCTGCATCTTGAACTGGGATTCGGTGACGATGAAGCCGGCTGAGACCGTCAGGAAACAGATCGGCGTCATGCAGGAACTTGCCCGGCGCCATCTTGTCACCGCAGGCAAGGATATCTCCAACCCGGGCGTCATCGGTACCCTGGGCATGCTCCTCGAGGTCTCGAAGAAGGGGGCCGCGATCGACCTGGACAGGATCCCGCGGCCCGATCTCCAGGCCCACAATATCACCTTCGAGCACTGGGTGCGGATGTACCCGGGGATGGGCTTCATCCTCACCTGCCGCGAGGAGCACACCGCCGAGGTCTGCCGCCTCTTCGAGGAGGCCGGTATGACGGCGCAGGCGATCGGCGAGGTGAACGACTCCTCCTCGCTCTCGGTCTCCTATCGCGGCGTCACCACCTCGGTCTTCGACCTGCAGCAGGAAGGGATCATGCGGATCATCAGCGGTGCAAAGATCGTATGA